From the genome of Symphalangus syndactylus isolate Jambi chromosome 7, NHGRI_mSymSyn1-v2.1_pri, whole genome shotgun sequence, one region includes:
- the LOC134737225 gene encoding uncharacterized protein isoform X2: MASPFMVPGAQAGSGCAPCCGGSQGHPAALGRPDTLLHERGRQDPFCPATLGHEGAHSPGGPRQPLLLRTRADFFSRDWCQRRSAAKELPLWQPRPSPARAATSSGRPSSSLPKLRRLRQRRTARRGEGQSARGPPTWLSPRPAAEILHTGRAAEAEGWGGRPGSGRGSQRRSFCLLFPSPRFGKVFLLGKPLSSACWRVSDWLAATGPRRPQQDSPLSHRSSGSCQTPVVAASGWGLY, translated from the coding sequence ATGGCCTCCCCGTTCATGGTCCCGGGCGCTCAGGCCGGTTCCGGGTGTGCCCCCTGCTGCGGTGGCTCCCAAGGCCACCCCGCCGCGCTCGGGCGCCCAGATACGCTCCTGCACGAGCGAGGCCGGCAAGACCCTTTTTGTCCCGCAACGCTAGGTCACGAGGGCGCCCATTCCCCGGGTGGGCCACGCCAGCCGCTGCTTCTCCGAACCAGAGCTGACTTCTTTTCCAGAGACTGGTGCCAACGCCGTAGCGCCGCGAAAGAGCTTCCTCTCTGGCAGCCCCGGCCCTCCCCGGCGCGCGCCGCGACCAGCTCCGGCCGCCCGAGCTCCTCCCTCCCCAAACTTCGCAGGCTACGTCAGCGGCGTACAGCAAGGCGGGGAGAGGGGCAGTCCGCTCGCGGCCCTCCCACGTGGCTCTCGCCTCGGCCTGCGGCCGAGATCCTGCACACCGGTCGTGCAGCCGAGGCCGAGGGCTGGGGCGGGCGGCCGGGAAGTGGGAGAGGGAGCCAGAGGCGCTCCTTTTGTCTTCTCTTCCCATCCCCCAGGTTTGGGAAAGTTTTCCTTTTGGGAAAGCCCCTCTCTTCAGCCTGCTGGCGGGTGTCGGATTGGTTAGCGGCCACTGGCCCCCGCCGCCCCCAACAGGATTCTCCTTTGAGCCATAGGTCTTCCGGAAGTTGCCAAACCCCGGTAGTGGCAGCGTCCGGCTGGGGGCTTTATTAG